Proteins from a genomic interval of Williamwhitmania sp.:
- a CDS encoding MCP four helix bundle domain-containing protein, whose amino-acid sequence MKISDTKIGTRLLASYILMAILTIVVGIFGVVNISKIQADDDTLYKKVTLPIGEVSTMNVAFQRIRVNVRDFIFAKDMAAGEVFYERIFDLKRQFDESGKLLEASLLTDEGKKAYGEVTSYMDKYLSFLPSMEQYI is encoded by the coding sequence ATGAAGATTTCTGACACGAAGATTGGAACAAGACTCTTAGCGAGTTACATTCTCATGGCCATTCTAACTATTGTTGTGGGTATTTTTGGCGTTGTGAATATTAGCAAAATTCAGGCGGATGACGACACTTTATACAAAAAGGTAACATTACCAATAGGTGAAGTTTCAACAATGAATGTGGCATTTCAGCGCATCCGTGTTAATGTGCGCGATTTCATCTTTGCAAAAGACATGGCTGCGGGCGAGGTTTTTTATGAAAGGATTTTTGATCTAAAGAGGCAGTTTGACGAATCGGGGAAATTGCTTGAGGCCTCCCTCTTGACAGATGAAGGAAAAAAGGCATATGGGGAGGTAACCAGCTATATGGACAAGTACCTCTCTTTTCTTCCATCAATGGAACAGTACATTA